The stretch of DNA GGTCGTTCGTATCGTGGCTGATTCCGGTTATGAAGCCACGCCGCTAAGTGAACAGTCCGACACATCGAGCGACGAGCGGCATCAACAGGAAATGTCCTTGCTGAAGCGCGATCTGATCATTGCCGCGGTGCTGACTCTGCCCGTGTTTGTGCTGGAGATGGGCGCGCACCTGATTCCATCGTTCCATCACTGGATCATGCAGAATATTGGCCAGACTGCGAACTGGATGATCCAGTTTGTGCTGACATCGCTGGTGCTGTTTTTCCCTGGCCGACGTTTCTTGAGCAAGGGCCTGCCAGCCCTGAAGCGCCTGGCGCCTGACATGAATTCACTGGTGGCACTTGGCACCTTGTCAGCATGGAGTTATTCCGTCATTGCCACCTTTATGGGCGGCCTGCTGCCGGCAGGCACACGCAATGTCTATTTTGAGGCGGCCGCCGTGATTGTCACCTTGATTTTATTGGGGCGCTTTCTGGAAGCGCGTGCCAAAGGCAAAACCGGTGACGCCATCCGCAAACTACTTAGCCTGCAGGTCAAATCTGCCCGTGTTGAAAAAGACGGACAGGTGCAGGATGTGCCGATAGAGAAATTGCAGCTTGACGATCTGATTCATGTGCGGCCAGGTGAAAGCATTGCCGTTGACGGTGTTGTTACTTCGGGCGAATCCTTTGTGGATGAATCCATGCTGAGCGGCGAGCCTGTGCCAGTCGCCAAATCGCCCGGCAGCGAGGTGACAGGTGGCACGATTAACAAAAATGGGTCATTGGTTTTCAAGGCAACGCGAATCGGCAAAGACACCGTGCTGTCACGCATCATCAAGATGGTGGAAGACGCGCAGAGCACCAAGCTGCCCATTCAGGCACTGGTGGATAAAGTCACGGGCATTTTTGTGCCGGTTGTCATGACGGTTGCCGTGCTGACCTGCCTGGTATGGTTGATATTTGGCCCGCAGCCGGCCCTGACCTTTGCGCTGGTGAATGGCGTAGCAGTCTTGATCATTGCCTGCCCCTGCGCCATGGGACTGGCTACGCCCACATCCATTATGGTGGGCACTGGCCGCGCTGCCGATCTGGGCGTGCTGTTCCGCAAAGGCCAGGCGCTGCAGACACTACGCGACTGTCAGGTGATCGCACTGGACAAGACCGGCACCCTGACCAGGGGTGAAGCCACACTGACCGATTTCATTCTCAAGGGTGACCTGCTGCACGATGAGATTCTGACGCTGGTCGCGTCTGCTGAATTTGTGTCCGAACACCCCATCGCCCAGGCCATTGTCGAGGCTGCCAAAGAACAGGGACTAAGCCTGCAGAAACCTGAGCGATTCCGCGCCACGGCCGGCATGGGTGTCACCGCGACAGTGAATGGTAAGATCATCGAAGTTGGCGCCGATCGATTCCTGAAAGAAAAATATCCAGAACTGATAGAAATGATCAAGCAAGGTCAGCGCTTGGCTGAAGAGGGTAAAACGCCTCTGTATGCGGTGATTGACGGCGAGCCGGTCGCCACCATCGCGGTGGCCGATACCCTGAAAGACACTACGGCTGAGGCAATCAAAGGTCTGCACCAACTCGGATTGAAAGTGGCGATGATCACCGGAGATAACCGCGCCACGGCCGATGCCATTGCCAGACAACTGGGCATTGACGAAGTGGTTGCTGAGGTACTGCCCAAAGGCAAGGTTGATGCCATCAAGGCCTTGCAGGATAAATACGGCACGCTGGCCTTTGTCGGCGACGGTATCAATGACGCCCCGGCGCTGGCCAGCGCCGATGTCGGTATTGCGGTCGGCACCGGCACCGATGTCGCTATCGAAGCGGCAGATGTAGTGCTGATGAGCGGCGATCTGAACGGCGTGGTGAATGCGCTGGCGGTCAGTCAGGCGACCATGCGCAATATCAAACAGAATCTGTTCTGGGCGTTTGCGTACAACGTGAGTTTGATTCCGGTGGCAGCCGGCATCCTGTATCCGGTCTTTGGCGTCCTGCTATCACCCATGCTGGCGGCTGGCGCCATGGCCATGTCCAGTGTGTTTGTGATAGGCAATGCGCTGCGGCTGCGGCAGTTTAATTTTCAGACAGCGGGCGATGCTTAACGGTCAGCGCCCCAACTGCGCCGGATATAACCAATAATGTCATTCAGGGTGTCACCTGGTACGTCGGCGAGGAATTTACATTCCAGTGGATCGTAGTGAAAGATATACAGACGCGATAAGAATTGCTCGAATGGCAGGGATGCCTCACCGTAGCGCTCACCGTTTCCGGATGTACTGACCAGCACACCATCGCCCCAGTTTTGTCCGCTATCGTTATTGGGATTGTAGAAGTACACGCGCATCTCCTTATTAGGGTCGAGTGTCACTCTTAAAATGGTGATGGCATGCCAACCGATAAAACGTGCTGCACTGTCTGTCACCGCAACACCTGCTGGTTG from Pseudohongiella spirulinae encodes:
- a CDS encoding heavy metal translocating P-type ATPase — its product is MSEQLQISIEGLSCASCVGRAEQALRNTPGVESANVNLANERADVTISDGTEVSTLSDALQTAGYPARMETREYSISGMSCASCVGRVEKALKAIPGVISANVNLATESAHVEALLGSASDEQVVRIVADSGYEATPLSEQSDTSSDERHQQEMSLLKRDLIIAAVLTLPVFVLEMGAHLIPSFHHWIMQNIGQTANWMIQFVLTSLVLFFPGRRFLSKGLPALKRLAPDMNSLVALGTLSAWSYSVIATFMGGLLPAGTRNVYFEAAAVIVTLILLGRFLEARAKGKTGDAIRKLLSLQVKSARVEKDGQVQDVPIEKLQLDDLIHVRPGESIAVDGVVTSGESFVDESMLSGEPVPVAKSPGSEVTGGTINKNGSLVFKATRIGKDTVLSRIIKMVEDAQSTKLPIQALVDKVTGIFVPVVMTVAVLTCLVWLIFGPQPALTFALVNGVAVLIIACPCAMGLATPTSIMVGTGRAADLGVLFRKGQALQTLRDCQVIALDKTGTLTRGEATLTDFILKGDLLHDEILTLVASAEFVSEHPIAQAIVEAAKEQGLSLQKPERFRATAGMGVTATVNGKIIEVGADRFLKEKYPELIEMIKQGQRLAEEGKTPLYAVIDGEPVATIAVADTLKDTTAEAIKGLHQLGLKVAMITGDNRATADAIARQLGIDEVVAEVLPKGKVDAIKALQDKYGTLAFVGDGINDAPALASADVGIAVGTGTDVAIEAADVVLMSGDLNGVVNALAVSQATMRNIKQNLFWAFAYNVSLIPVAAGILYPVFGVLLSPMLAAGAMAMSSVFVIGNALRLRQFNFQTAGDA